In Streptomyces sp. NBC_00878, a single window of DNA contains:
- a CDS encoding type II secretion system F family protein produces the protein MSTEVVHRLGVVLCVAVGMWVLARALGAARRERRVRRRLRAVSAVDSAVLRGAAAESVYGGRRLDMRGELRRWLPVCGAVSACWAVVGGGTGVVVGLVAGFGVWRWQRRPAPVEEFDAALATRQLPLAADLLAACIAAGASPAVAAQAVGEALDGPVGERLARGAAEVRLGGEPAEAWRGLAALPRARALARLLERAGESGVPAAGPVARVAAEARAEWGRTATARARRAGVLVTAPVGLCFLPAFIAIGVLPVVIGLAGGVLGGGGG, from the coding sequence ATGAGCACGGAAGTTGTCCACAGGCTGGGGGTCGTGCTGTGCGTGGCGGTGGGGATGTGGGTGCTCGCCCGGGCCCTGGGCGCGGCGCGGCGGGAGCGGAGGGTGCGAAGGCGGTTGAGGGCGGTGTCGGCCGTGGATTCCGCCGTGCTGAGAGGGGCGGCCGCGGAGTCGGTGTACGGCGGGCGGCGTCTGGACATGCGCGGTGAGCTGAGGCGATGGCTGCCGGTCTGCGGGGCTGTGAGCGCTTGTTGGGCGGTCGTCGGGGGTGGGACCGGGGTCGTGGTCGGGCTGGTGGCCGGCTTTGGAGTGTGGCGGTGGCAGCGGAGACCGGCGCCCGTGGAGGAGTTCGACGCGGCGTTGGCCACGCGGCAACTGCCGCTCGCCGCCGATCTGTTGGCTGCCTGCATCGCGGCGGGGGCCAGTCCCGCGGTGGCCGCCCAGGCGGTGGGGGAGGCGCTGGACGGGCCCGTGGGGGAGCGGCTGGCGCGGGGTGCGGCCGAGGTGCGGCTCGGAGGCGAACCGGCCGAGGCGTGGCGAGGGTTGGCGGCCTTGCCCCGGGCCAGGGCGCTGGCCAGGTTGCTGGAGCGGGCCGGCGAGTCCGGCGTACCGGCGGCGGGGCCCGTCGCACGCGTCGCCGCGGAGGCCCGTGCGGAGTGGGGGCGCACCGCCACGGCGCGTGCTCGGCGGGCGGGTGTTCTGGTCACCGCGCCGGTGGGGCTGTGTTTCCTGCCCGCGTTCATCGCGATCGGCGTGCTGCCTGTGGTGATCGGGCTCGCGGGTGGAGTGCTGGGCGGAGGTGGTGGCTGA
- a CDS encoding TadE family type IV pilus minor pilin: MSRDRGFVTAEAAVVLPALVALTMGLVWALMASAAMIQCVDAARAGARAAARQDPPGTVMAVARDAAPSGARVTVRRESDMVRVRVEANSPGPDALALDLTHEAAALAEETVGATG, from the coding sequence ATGTCCCGCGACCGGGGTTTCGTGACGGCGGAGGCGGCCGTGGTGCTGCCCGCACTGGTCGCGCTCACGATGGGGCTGGTCTGGGCGTTGATGGCGTCGGCCGCGATGATCCAGTGCGTGGACGCGGCCCGGGCGGGCGCCCGCGCGGCGGCCCGGCAGGACCCGCCGGGCACGGTGATGGCGGTGGCCCGTGACGCGGCGCCGAGCGGCGCGCGGGTCACCGTCCGGCGGGAGAGCGACATGGTGCGCGTACGGGTCGAGGCCAACTCGCCGGGGCCCGACGCGCTGGCCCTCGACCTGACGCACGAGGCAGCGGCCCTGGCCGAGGAGACGGTGGGGGCGACCGGATGA
- a CDS encoding Rv3654c family TadE-like protein, which translates to MSDRGSATVWTVGAIAVLCVVFGALLAMGQAVVTRHRAGGAADLAALAAADRWMDGGTEACAQADRVARAQGARVVRCAVQGEISDVTVAAGRGPLTAEVRARAGPAGPVGPVVPASPPGLAGPMGPAGRAGSAGSAGPGGSTTSVGATGRPVEDVEEVGP; encoded by the coding sequence GTGTCGGACCGAGGGTCTGCGACCGTCTGGACCGTGGGCGCGATCGCCGTGCTGTGCGTCGTCTTCGGTGCCCTCCTCGCCATGGGCCAAGCGGTGGTGACCCGTCACCGCGCCGGTGGAGCGGCCGACCTTGCGGCGCTCGCGGCGGCCGATCGCTGGATGGACGGTGGTACGGAAGCCTGCGCACAGGCGGACCGGGTGGCACGGGCCCAGGGCGCCCGCGTCGTGCGGTGTGCCGTCCAGGGCGAGATCTCGGACGTCACGGTGGCGGCGGGTCGAGGACCGTTGACGGCGGAGGTGCGTGCGAGGGCGGGCCCGGCAGGGCCCGTAGGGCCTGTGGTTCCGGCCAGCCCTCCCGGACTGGCGGGGCCGATGGGACCCGCTGGCCGGGCGGGATCGGCGGGATCGGCTGGTCCCGGCGGATCCACGACGTCGGTCGGCGCGACCGGCCGACCCGTCGAGGATGTCGAGGAGGTGGGGCCGTAG
- a CDS encoding type II secretion system F family protein — MTGVGEVSVSVSAAVVCAGAAAWLMGGQGPGARRTRLVCAGGGAVGVGPPAWEWAVRAGERLRRLHRMRGEWWVLVAGLVVGLLGASVLPLVVGALGVPLVRRARHAGAERRARERRTDAVISLCAALAGEVRAGRQPGEALLSASRDSDGLGGGQAVVLAAARFGGDVPGALADAARRPGAEGLLGLAACWRVAVDRGAGLAVGLDRLEGALRAERDQRADLRAQLAGARSTAVLLAGLPLLGLLLGTALGADPLHVVLHTGAGLGCLLAGGVLEGVGLWWVLRIVRGAEAG; from the coding sequence GTGACGGGGGTCGGTGAGGTGTCGGTGTCCGTGAGCGCGGCGGTGGTGTGTGCCGGGGCGGCGGCCTGGCTGATGGGCGGGCAGGGGCCAGGGGCGCGGCGGACGCGGTTGGTGTGTGCGGGCGGTGGGGCCGTGGGGGTTGGGCCACCTGCGTGGGAGTGGGCCGTGCGGGCCGGAGAGCGGCTGCGGCGGTTGCACCGGATGCGGGGCGAATGGTGGGTGCTGGTCGCAGGGTTGGTGGTTGGTCTGCTGGGGGCGTCCGTGCTGCCGCTCGTCGTGGGGGCGCTCGGGGTGCCGCTGGTCCGACGGGCCCGGCATGCCGGGGCGGAGCGGCGGGCGCGGGAGCGGCGGACCGACGCGGTTATCTCGTTGTGCGCGGCGCTCGCCGGGGAGGTACGGGCCGGGCGACAGCCGGGCGAGGCCTTGCTGAGCGCGTCCCGGGACTCGGACGGGCTCGGCGGCGGGCAGGCGGTGGTGCTGGCGGCGGCCCGGTTCGGCGGGGATGTGCCCGGTGCGCTCGCCGACGCGGCGCGGCGACCGGGAGCCGAGGGACTGCTGGGCCTCGCCGCGTGCTGGCGCGTCGCCGTGGACCGGGGTGCCGGACTCGCGGTCGGGCTCGACCGGCTGGAGGGCGCGTTACGTGCGGAGCGGGACCAACGGGCCGACCTGCGTGCCCAGTTGGCCGGGGCGCGGTCGACGGCGGTGCTGCTGGCGGGATTGCCGTTGCTCGGACTGCTCCTCGGCACCGCGCTCGGCGCCGATCCCCTGCACGTCGTGCTGCACACGGGCGCGGGGCTGGGCTGTCTGCTCGCCGGTGGGGTCCTGGAGGGCGTCGGCCTGTGGTGGGTGCTGCGGATCGTACGGGGAGCGGAGGCGGGATGA
- a CDS encoding DUF4244 domain-containing protein, which yields MSKVMRVRVRVRAWVLAGRVWKARRDAGMVTSEYAMGLITAVGFAVVLYEVLTSGQVRGALQDIVGRALNGQF from the coding sequence ATGAGCAAGGTAATGCGGGTACGAGTGCGGGTGCGGGCGTGGGTCCTGGCGGGCAGGGTCTGGAAGGCGCGGCGGGATGCCGGAATGGTCACCTCCGAATACGCCATGGGGTTGATCACGGCGGTGGGGTTCGCCGTGGTGCTCTACGAGGTGCTGACCAGCGGGCAGGTGCGTGGCGCTCTGCAGGACATCGTGGGGCGGGCGCTCAATGGGCAGTTCTGA
- a CDS encoding TadA family conjugal transfer-associated ATPase produces the protein MRVTGRRTGGSGPLDTGLLDGVRQWLAESGAEPTPARVAQALREQGRVLGDAEVLGAAERLRSELVGSGPLEPLLGDPSVTDVLVSAPDRVWVDRGGGLELTDVSFPDAAAVRRLAQRLAAVAGRRLDDAHPWVDARLPDGTRLHAVLPPVAVGSTCLSLRVVRPRAFTLHELVAAGTVPPGGDRLLRALLDARLSFLISGGTGSGKTTLLSALLGLVGPGERIVLAEDSAELRPDHPHVVRLESRPANQEGAGLVTLQDLVRQALRMRPDRLVVGEVRGPEVVALLAALNTGHEGGCGTVHANAASGVPARLEALGTAAGLDRAALHSQVAAALSVVLHLVRDRAGRRRIAEVHVLERDPAGLVVTVPALRWGAEAFRYERGWERLRELLGGGGDIGGIGGVGGIGDIGGIGDGGVVADGGVASANSVNFVGSVGGVRGCDGGR, from the coding sequence ATGAGGGTGACCGGTCGACGCACGGGCGGGAGCGGGCCTTTGGACACGGGGCTGCTGGACGGGGTCCGGCAGTGGCTGGCCGAGAGTGGGGCCGAGCCGACTCCCGCGCGTGTGGCGCAGGCCCTGCGGGAGCAGGGGCGGGTGCTCGGGGACGCCGAAGTACTCGGGGCGGCCGAGCGGTTGAGGTCGGAGCTGGTCGGCAGTGGGCCGCTGGAGCCGTTGCTCGGGGATCCCTCGGTGACCGACGTGCTGGTCTCGGCGCCCGACCGGGTGTGGGTGGACCGTGGCGGCGGCCTGGAGTTGACGGACGTCTCCTTTCCGGACGCGGCGGCCGTACGACGCCTCGCGCAGCGCCTGGCGGCCGTGGCCGGGCGGCGGCTCGACGACGCACATCCCTGGGTCGACGCCAGGCTCCCGGACGGCACCCGTCTGCACGCGGTGCTACCACCGGTCGCCGTCGGCTCGACATGCCTGTCGCTGCGGGTCGTACGGCCACGGGCCTTCACACTCCACGAGTTGGTGGCGGCGGGGACAGTGCCGCCGGGCGGGGACCGGCTGCTGCGCGCGCTGCTGGACGCGAGGCTGTCCTTCCTGATCAGTGGGGGCACGGGCAGCGGCAAGACAACACTCCTGAGTGCCCTGCTGGGCCTCGTCGGGCCGGGCGAGCGGATCGTGCTCGCCGAGGACTCGGCGGAGCTGCGCCCCGACCATCCCCACGTCGTACGGCTGGAATCGAGACCCGCGAACCAGGAGGGCGCCGGACTGGTCACGCTCCAGGACCTGGTCCGCCAGGCCCTGCGGATGCGGCCGGACCGGCTGGTCGTCGGAGAGGTACGAGGGCCCGAAGTCGTCGCTCTGCTGGCCGCGTTGAACACGGGTCACGAAGGCGGCTGCGGGACCGTACACGCCAACGCGGCCTCCGGAGTGCCGGCCCGTCTGGAGGCGCTGGGCACGGCCGCCGGGCTCGACCGGGCCGCTCTGCACAGCCAGGTGGCGGCCGCGCTCTCGGTGGTGCTCCATCTCGTACGCGACCGGGCCGGGCGGCGGCGGATCGCCGAGGTGCATGTGCTGGAGCGGGATCCGGCGGGGTTGGTGGTGACGGTGCCGGCGCTGAGGTGGGGCGCGGAGGCATTCAGGTACGAGCGGGGGTGGGAGCGGTTGCGGGAGCTGCTCGGAGGCGGCGGTGACATCGGCGGCATCGGCGGTGTGGGCGGCATTGGTGACATCGGCGGCATCGGGGATGGCGGGGTTGTCGCGGACGGCGGTGTGGCATCGGCCAATTCGGTGAATTTCGTGGGCTCGGTGGGAGGGGTGAGGGGCTGTGACGGGGGTCGGTGA